The following coding sequences are from one Fibrobacter sp. UWT2 window:
- a CDS encoding iron-containing alcohol dehydrogenase family protein, which yields MRFYVPTDIYVEKDCVKNHAQNLLAVGKRAFIMTGRTSAKKNGSLDDVTAVLDAGHVPYQVFDQVEENPSTDTVGNAAKQARDFGADYIIGIGGGSAIDAAKAVALLLANPNLIADNLHKAPEKPFGHVPVVAVPTTCGTGSEATPVSIITNHKIHLKKSIPHRIFPALALVDGKYLASAKKTLIINTAVDALAHMVESILNVYSNTFNRMCPEYGLKLWGEFKDTLLSDAPVSESLYEKLMLTSTIAGMSIAHTSTSVPHGMSYDLTLHQGVPHGPAVGYFLGGYVDVCEKKVPEDAKRILALLGLKSTADFTAMLDKLIGKCKVSREMRDQFAAAMKVNRSKLDLVPGGITPEEVDFIYDKSLVVE from the coding sequence ATGCGTTTTTATGTACCCACGGATATCTATGTCGAAAAAGACTGCGTGAAGAACCACGCGCAAAACTTGCTTGCGGTTGGAAAGCGCGCATTCATCATGACGGGCAGAACTTCAGCCAAGAAGAACGGTTCCTTGGACGATGTTACCGCAGTTCTGGATGCGGGGCACGTGCCGTACCAGGTTTTTGATCAAGTCGAAGAAAACCCGTCAACCGATACCGTGGGAAACGCAGCCAAACAAGCTCGCGATTTTGGTGCCGATTACATCATCGGAATCGGGGGTGGTTCCGCCATCGACGCAGCAAAAGCAGTCGCCTTGCTCCTTGCGAACCCGAATCTCATCGCGGACAACTTGCACAAGGCTCCTGAAAAACCATTCGGCCATGTGCCTGTCGTCGCCGTACCGACTACCTGCGGAACAGGCTCCGAGGCAACACCGGTTTCCATCATCACGAACCACAAGATTCACCTGAAAAAGAGCATTCCGCACCGCATTTTCCCGGCGCTCGCGCTTGTCGATGGCAAGTACCTCGCTTCAGCCAAGAAAACGCTGATTATCAATACCGCGGTCGATGCGCTCGCCCACATGGTCGAAAGCATCCTGAATGTCTATTCCAACACATTCAATCGAATGTGCCCGGAATACGGCCTCAAGCTCTGGGGAGAATTCAAGGACACGCTTCTTTCCGACGCGCCCGTAAGCGAAAGCCTTTACGAAAAACTCATGCTCACCTCAACTATCGCGGGCATGTCCATTGCGCACACAAGCACCTCCGTACCGCACGGGATGAGCTATGACCTCACGCTGCATCAGGGCGTGCCGCACGGCCCCGCCGTCGGCTACTTCCTGGGCGGCTACGTAGATGTCTGCGAAAAGAAGGTTCCCGAAGATGCCAAGCGCATTTTGGCTCTTTTAGGCCTCAAAAGCACCGCCGATTTCACTGCAATGCTTGACAAGCTCATCGGAAAATGCAAGGTTTCTCGCGAAATGCGCGACCAATTCGCTGCCGCCATGAAGGTGAACCGATCCAAGCTCGACCTCGTCCCCGGTGGAATCACACCCGAAGAAGTCGATTTCATTTACGATAAATCCCTGGTCGTGGAATAA
- a CDS encoding DUF4421 family protein — MKCVLKIFLFALVFAGVAFAEAQDSDEPSVSKFRERFSLRFLCDYNFVAIWNSAYNNSMLNSNRPVDVGIGVGYDSLFTTFGISWDVSADFKYSLPFTTSKEKSDTQAFETGLDFFPGNWWLAAKLRFYSGFTTEVERDGKKEQEFIDLWFADMYFSMLWMATAKGNFAPRSAYFLDRRQKKSAGSLIIGGRLQRNIAEDNDGVLGYENDKRDITSIWGDVGYTYTFVFSNGYFWNLWGVVGIAYGRERIDDGNLLLPESDIKTAFGYIGEKWAWNIVLKSGYSAIAFGEHLEQKYVAAFEILVVRRF; from the coding sequence ATGAAGTGCGTACTGAAAATATTCCTGTTTGCCCTGGTGTTCGCGGGGGTTGCCTTTGCCGAAGCGCAAGACAGCGACGAGCCTTCGGTTTCCAAGTTCCGCGAACGGTTCTCGTTGCGTTTCTTGTGCGATTACAATTTCGTGGCTATCTGGAATTCCGCCTACAACAACTCGATGCTCAATTCAAACCGCCCGGTCGATGTGGGCATCGGCGTCGGTTACGACAGTCTGTTTACCACATTCGGAATTTCGTGGGACGTGTCCGCCGATTTCAAATACAGTCTTCCTTTTACCACTTCAAAAGAAAAATCGGACACCCAGGCTTTCGAGACGGGACTTGACTTTTTCCCGGGAAACTGGTGGCTTGCGGCAAAGCTCCGCTTTTACAGCGGCTTTACCACGGAAGTCGAACGCGACGGCAAAAAGGAGCAAGAATTCATTGATCTCTGGTTTGCGGACATGTATTTTTCGATGCTCTGGATGGCGACCGCGAAAGGAAATTTCGCACCCAGGAGCGCCTACTTTTTGGATCGCCGTCAAAAGAAATCTGCCGGGAGTTTGATTATCGGCGGGCGCCTGCAGCGAAACATTGCCGAAGACAACGACGGGGTTCTCGGCTACGAAAACGACAAGCGCGACATCACCTCCATCTGGGGTGACGTCGGGTACACCTACACCTTTGTTTTCAGCAACGGGTATTTCTGGAATCTCTGGGGCGTTGTAGGCATCGCGTACGGCCGCGAACGCATTGATGACGGCAACCTGCTATTGCCCGAATCGGACATAAAAACCGCATTTGGCTACATCGGGGAAAAATGGGCCTGGAACATCGTTCTTAAAAGCGGATATTCTGCCATCGCGTTTGGCGAGCACCTGGAACAAAAATACGTAGCGGCCTTCGAAATCCTTGTGGTGCGCAGATTCTAG
- a CDS encoding GNAT family N-acetyltransferase, translated as MIIAINKDEPWWEKTHAFAKDCPWLPGRRLADRMSKNDFLDWEKVFVAVHGEDVVGFCVLEENGNIPAKFSCSPFINLVYVSEKFRGERLSKSLIDAALDYAQRLGYKKIYLKSEHHGLYEKYGFKKIADFEPTVGLANQLFEIKISI; from the coding sequence ATGATAATCGCGATCAACAAAGATGAACCATGGTGGGAAAAGACGCACGCTTTCGCGAAAGATTGCCCATGGCTGCCGGGGCGTCGTTTAGCCGATCGAATGTCAAAGAACGATTTCCTAGACTGGGAAAAAGTTTTCGTTGCTGTACACGGTGAAGATGTTGTCGGCTTTTGCGTTCTCGAGGAGAACGGAAACATTCCTGCAAAATTCAGTTGCAGCCCTTTTATAAATCTCGTTTACGTTAGCGAAAAATTCCGGGGAGAGCGGCTATCCAAAAGCTTAATTGACGCGGCGCTTGATTACGCCCAAAGGCTCGGCTACAAAAAAATTTATCTCAAAAGCGAGCACCACGGCCTATACGAAAAATACGGGTTCAAGAAGATTGCCGATTTCGAACCAACGGTCGGGCTTGCGAACCAACTATTTGAAATCAAAATTTCAATTTAA
- a CDS encoding GNAT family N-acetyltransferase — translation MLHFFDVTRDVPWFPQVKALYESAFPANERIPIKHLLDDKIKREFWAFFDRDTFCGFSNSISHGDITNIVYFAVEPELHSRGYGSQILQAIREKHPDSRIVVDIEVEEDSKDAEELERRNRRREFYTRNGFDSSPVDYIWQGEHYRLLSAGGTVTEKEFRDFWKEILKDIPGGKYP, via the coding sequence ATGCTCCATTTTTTCGATGTCACAAGAGATGTCCCCTGGTTTCCACAGGTCAAGGCTCTGTACGAGTCGGCGTTTCCGGCCAACGAGCGGATTCCAATAAAGCATTTGCTTGACGATAAAATCAAGCGGGAATTCTGGGCGTTTTTTGATAGAGATACTTTCTGCGGATTTTCAAATTCCATTTCGCACGGCGACATCACGAACATCGTCTACTTTGCAGTTGAGCCTGAGTTACACTCTCGCGGGTATGGTTCGCAAATTTTGCAGGCCATCCGCGAAAAACATCCCGACTCCCGCATTGTCGTCGATATCGAAGTCGAAGAAGATTCCAAGGACGCCGAAGAACTCGAACGCAGGAACCGACGCCGCGAATTTTACACCCGCAACGGATTTGACTCCTCCCCCGTCGATTACATCTGGCAAGGCGAGCACTACCGCCTACTCAGCGCAGGCGGCACCGTCACCGAAAAGGAATTCCGCGATTTCTGGAAAGAAATTTTGAAGGATATTCCCGGAGGGAAGTACCCGTAA
- a CDS encoding SDR family oxidoreductase: protein MKSFENKVVVVTGGAHGIGATVVSEFEKEGAKVAYIDIRENPCFVGDLSKKEVLEKFAQFVIEKYGHVDVLVNNALPLMKGIDECSYEEFSYALAVGVTAPFYLAKLFAAHFAKGASIINISSSRDRMSQPQTESYTAAKGGIAALTHALAVSFASRVRVNSISPGWIDTDFKVYEGPDATQQPAGRVGNPLDIANMVLFLASEKAGFITGENICIDGGMTRQMIYHNDCGWKLEG, encoded by the coding sequence ATGAAATCGTTTGAAAACAAAGTGGTCGTAGTGACGGGCGGGGCGCACGGGATTGGTGCAACTGTTGTGAGTGAATTCGAGAAAGAGGGCGCGAAGGTTGCGTACATCGACATTCGCGAGAATCCCTGCTTTGTGGGGGACCTCTCCAAGAAGGAAGTCCTCGAAAAATTTGCGCAGTTCGTCATCGAAAAATACGGGCACGTGGATGTGCTGGTCAATAATGCACTCCCGCTGATGAAGGGCATTGACGAATGTAGCTACGAAGAATTCAGCTATGCGCTCGCTGTCGGCGTGACTGCCCCGTTCTACCTCGCAAAACTTTTTGCGGCCCATTTTGCGAAGGGCGCAAGCATTATAAACATTTCTTCGAGTCGCGACCGCATGAGCCAACCGCAAACGGAAAGCTATACGGCGGCGAAGGGAGGGATCGCAGCCCTCACGCATGCGCTAGCCGTGAGTTTTGCAAGCCGCGTGCGTGTGAATTCAATTTCTCCGGGTTGGATTGATACGGATTTCAAGGTCTATGAAGGCCCCGATGCCACGCAACAGCCCGCAGGTCGCGTCGGCAATCCGCTTGACATCGCGAATATGGTACTTTTCCTCGCGAGCGAAAAAGCCGGCTTTATCACCGGCGAAAACATTTGCATTGATGGCGGCATGACCCGCCAGATGATTTACCACAACGATTGCGGCTGGAAATTGGAAGGGTAA
- a CDS encoding fibrobacter succinogenes major paralogous domain-containing protein, with the protein MMYKKLLVCFSLILCWACSQEASGPAVEEYSDEDNSSHKSGNLTSSDSKSTVSSCSEAKSSSSSETENSSSSQAKSSSSNNEFDWSLPKTAYLNPDIEYGEITDERDGKKYKTVKIGDQTWMAENLNYADTNLTPSIKGNNWCIDNDEAKCDIVGRFYTWAAAIDSVALANDEENPRTCGYGASCILSDDTIRGICPEGWHLPSFDEWWDLHDAVGEDVAGKVLKSSKGWLGIHTGTDDYGFSVIPAGFPLLDENAKGKGQGERAFFICTDEWDEGSTETVFDAAYVMENDAGHLGANSKKGSFSIRCIKDM; encoded by the coding sequence ATGATGTACAAAAAACTTTTAGTCTGTTTTTCCCTTATTCTTTGCTGGGCTTGTTCGCAGGAAGCGTCAGGGCCAGCTGTTGAAGAATATAGCGACGAAGACAATTCGTCCCACAAATCCGGCAACTTAACATCTAGCGATAGCAAATCCACCGTTTCTAGTTGCAGCGAAGCCAAAAGTTCAAGTAGCAGCGAAACAGAAAATTCAAGCAGCAGTCAAGCGAAAAGTTCCAGCAGTAACAATGAATTTGACTGGAGCCTCCCTAAGACGGCTTACCTTAATCCAGATATTGAATATGGAGAAATAACGGATGAACGCGACGGAAAAAAATACAAGACGGTAAAAATCGGGGATCAAACTTGGATGGCGGAAAACCTGAATTACGCCGACACCAATTTAACGCCAAGTATTAAAGGAAATAACTGGTGCATCGATAATGACGAAGCAAAATGCGATATCGTCGGACGCTTTTACACTTGGGCGGCGGCAATAGATTCCGTTGCTTTGGCCAATGACGAAGAAAATCCACGAACTTGCGGGTACGGGGCATCGTGCATTCTATCTGATGACACGATACGAGGCATTTGCCCTGAAGGCTGGCATTTGCCATCCTTTGACGAATGGTGGGATCTGCATGACGCTGTTGGAGAAGATGTTGCCGGCAAAGTATTAAAGTCAAGCAAGGGGTGGCTTGGTATTCACACAGGCACAGATGATTACGGATTTTCTGTTATTCCCGCAGGATTCCCTTTACTTGACGAAAATGCTAAAGGCAAGGGCCAGGGCGAGAGGGCATTCTTTATATGCACCGACGAATGGGACGAGGGAAGCACAGAAACGGTCTTTGATGCAGCTTATGTAATGGAAAATGATGCTGGACATTTGGGAGCAAATTCCAAAAAAGGATCTTTCTCTATCCGCTGTATAAAGGACATGTAA
- a CDS encoding PH domain-containing protein gives MDNELTLLIGKGEKILYAGKPDKRCFIFECIFNPLLAFALVWGLFDMFFIGAAFSSDKADEAAFFIIPFMALHMMPVWLYLGGALLSFRRYRNTAYIVTDKGIYASGGIFGRTYKSKPFAELSHVDLHRGIFDQWFGVGDIITTSAQANPATMNGRRTSTNAGISIDSIANYAEVYKLVKQLQEDIYTDVMYPNDLRPSENHGYKSKYKG, from the coding sequence ATGGACAACGAATTGACGCTTTTGATAGGGAAGGGGGAAAAGATCCTTTATGCCGGAAAGCCGGACAAAAGGTGTTTCATTTTCGAATGCATTTTCAATCCGCTGCTCGCGTTTGCTCTCGTCTGGGGACTTTTTGACATGTTCTTTATCGGGGCGGCTTTCTCTTCGGACAAGGCGGACGAGGCGGCCTTCTTTATCATCCCGTTCATGGCGCTGCACATGATGCCGGTTTGGCTTTACCTGGGCGGGGCGCTCCTTTCGTTCAGGCGGTACCGCAACACGGCCTACATCGTCACCGACAAGGGAATCTACGCCTCTGGCGGTATCTTTGGGAGAACTTACAAGTCAAAGCCGTTCGCGGAACTTTCCCATGTGGACCTGCATCGCGGCATTTTCGATCAGTGGTTTGGCGTGGGCGACATCATTACGACCTCTGCTCAGGCTAATCCCGCTACAATGAACGGCCGCAGGACTTCTACCAACGCGGGCATTTCCATTGACAGCATTGCCAATTACGCAGAAGTGTACAAGCTTGTGAAGCAACTGCAAGAGGACATCTACACCGACGTGATGTACCCCAATGACCTTCGTCCCTCCGAAAATCACGGGTATAAGTCGAAGTATAAAGGCTAG
- a CDS encoding murein L,D-transpeptidase family protein → MLSSPIDNILVEKAKRQMHLRNGDSVVKTYRISLGKNPVGAKVKSGDNKTPEGDYTIVLHNPKSKFHLSLKISYPNAEQIKAAKEGYYEPGGDIMIHGYPNKVPAFLFKFWHRWKDWTAGCIAVTNDEIEEIYDAVKDGTPITIKP, encoded by the coding sequence ATGCTCTCCTCACCCATCGACAACATCCTCGTAGAAAAGGCGAAGCGCCAAATGCACTTGCGCAACGGCGATAGCGTTGTCAAGACGTACAGGATTTCGCTTGGCAAGAATCCCGTGGGAGCGAAGGTCAAGTCAGGTGACAACAAGACGCCCGAAGGCGACTACACCATCGTGCTTCACAACCCCAAAAGCAAGTTTCATTTATCGCTGAAGATTTCGTACCCGAACGCGGAGCAAATCAAGGCCGCGAAAGAAGGCTATTACGAGCCTGGGGGCGACATCATGATTCACGGCTACCCGAACAAAGTTCCGGCATTCCTCTTTAAATTCTGGCACCGGTGGAAAGACTGGACCGCCGGCTGTATCGCCGTCACGAACGACGAAATCGAAGAAATCTACGACGCCGTCAAAGACGGAACACCGATAACCATCAAGCCCTAG
- a CDS encoding mobile mystery protein B, translating to MWKWAGEYRTTERNIGVAPYQIPVKLKTLFDDVKFWMENHTFPNLEIAVRLHHRLVLIHPFPNGNGRISRLMADLLMQQLGEPRLYWGDASLTDITDLRKKYIDALHAADSGNYTELIKFVTT from the coding sequence GTGTGGAAATGGGCCGGTGAATACCGAACGACGGAAAGAAACATTGGGGTCGCGCCATACCAAATTCCCGTCAAATTGAAGACGTTGTTCGATGATGTGAAATTCTGGATGGAGAACCATACATTCCCCAACTTGGAAATAGCCGTCCGGCTTCACCACAGGCTTGTTTTAATCCACCCGTTCCCTAACGGCAATGGTAGAATTTCGCGACTGATGGCGGACCTGCTTATGCAGCAACTTGGCGAACCGCGGCTCTATTGGGGAGATGCCAGCTTGACCGACATTACGGATTTACGAAAGAAGTATATTGATGCACTTCATGCCGCAGATTCGGGGAATTATACGGAATTGATTAAGTTCGTGACAACATAA
- a CDS encoding mobile mystery protein A translates to MNQRLILLRALAHKTGNLAQLRDAQPPKQGWISAVRRALGMTAKQLAERVGLSQPRIAKMELNENNLKISTMKKIAEGLDCDFVYGFIPKSSLQETIKRQAHKKAEAILSSVNTNMALENQLADDPHILTDMADEMIAKNIRRIWDK, encoded by the coding sequence ATGAACCAAAGGCTGATTTTGCTCAGGGCTCTTGCCCATAAGACGGGAAACCTCGCCCAGCTTCGCGACGCCCAACCTCCCAAGCAAGGGTGGATTTCCGCCGTTCGTCGGGCTCTCGGAATGACCGCAAAACAACTTGCGGAACGCGTCGGGCTTTCTCAGCCGCGCATCGCCAAGATGGAACTCAACGAAAACAACCTCAAGATTTCGACCATGAAAAAAATCGCGGAAGGCCTTGACTGCGATTTCGTTTACGGTTTTATCCCCAAGAGCAGCCTGCAGGAGACGATTAAACGACAGGCCCACAAAAAAGCCGAAGCAATCCTATCGAGCGTCAACACGAACATGGCATTGGAAAATCAACTTGCCGATGATCCGCATATCCTGACGGACATGGCCGATGAGATGATAGCCAAGAACATAAGGCGCATTTGGGACAAGTAA
- a CDS encoding DUF5655 domain-containing protein — translation MNKKNNKGQGVVYILTNPSFPEYVKIGYADNLQKRLKELNRSECIPYAFRVFAIYEVNERLQDLALHNMIDSINPNLRAIETFDGKKRKKEFYAMSADDAYAILQTIATVSGTVQRLHKVSPEGHEIIDEKMAEEVENSVLYTEDSLLSKGNKETILLYQELKKEIKKLDNVVVEPKKLYIAFKSPKNFTDVEIQKNNLKIFINMSKGTLVDPNGIAQDVSDIGHWGNGDYRVYLSEKSKIADIMELIKQSYFANGNK, via the coding sequence ATGAACAAGAAAAATAACAAAGGTCAAGGCGTTGTATATATCCTTACTAATCCGAGCTTTCCTGAATATGTGAAAATTGGATATGCGGATAATTTACAGAAACGCTTAAAGGAACTTAATCGAAGCGAGTGCATTCCTTATGCTTTCAGAGTGTTCGCCATCTATGAAGTTAATGAGCGCCTTCAGGATTTGGCTCTCCATAATATGATAGACAGCATCAATCCAAACCTGCGAGCTATTGAAACTTTTGATGGTAAAAAGAGAAAAAAAGAGTTCTATGCAATGTCTGCCGATGATGCTTATGCAATTCTTCAGACGATTGCAACCGTCAGTGGAACAGTCCAAAGATTGCACAAAGTTTCACCGGAAGGTCACGAAATCATTGACGAAAAAATGGCAGAAGAAGTTGAAAATTCAGTGTTGTATACAGAGGATAGTTTACTTTCCAAAGGAAACAAAGAAACCATTCTACTTTATCAAGAACTAAAAAAAGAGATAAAGAAACTTGACAACGTGGTTGTTGAGCCAAAGAAACTTTACATTGCGTTCAAATCTCCAAAAAATTTCACTGATGTAGAAATTCAAAAAAATAACCTGAAGATTTTCATCAATATGTCCAAGGGTACTCTAGTCGATCCCAATGGAATAGCACAAGATGTTTCAGATATTGGTCATTGGGGTAATGGCGATTATAGAGTATATCTTTCAGAAAAATCAAAGATTGCTGACATTATGGAATTAATAAAACAGTCCTATTTCGCAAATGGAAATAAATAA
- a CDS encoding 3-isopropylmalate dehydratase small subunit 2: MNSIDIVKGSGVPVRGNDIDTDRIIPARFLKCVTFEGLGANAFADDIAGLAAQGKVHPFRDPAYKNGSILVSNQNFGCGSSREHAPQALKRWGIRAIIAESYSEIFFGNCVAIGVPCYKVSHEVADKILAWIEAHPSEELVTSTESRTLKMGDETIELTLADGPRGQFLDGSWHARSALMANADKVQELASKLPYMQFLK, encoded by the coding sequence ATGAATTCTATCGACATTGTTAAAGGTTCCGGCGTTCCTGTACGCGGCAACGACATCGACACTGACCGTATCATCCCGGCACGCTTCCTCAAGTGCGTGACTTTCGAAGGCCTCGGCGCAAACGCCTTTGCCGACGATATCGCTGGCCTCGCCGCTCAGGGCAAGGTCCACCCGTTCCGCGATCCGGCCTACAAGAACGGCTCCATCCTCGTTTCTAACCAGAACTTCGGTTGCGGTTCCAGCCGTGAACACGCTCCGCAGGCTCTCAAGCGCTGGGGCATCCGCGCCATCATCGCCGAAAGCTACTCCGAAATCTTCTTCGGTAACTGCGTGGCCATTGGCGTGCCTTGCTACAAGGTGAGCCACGAAGTTGCAGACAAGATTCTCGCCTGGATCGAAGCACACCCGAGCGAAGAACTCGTGACGAGCACCGAAAGCCGCACGCTCAAGATGGGTGACGAAACCATCGAGCTCACGCTTGCCGACGGCCCCCGCGGTCAGTTCCTCGACGGTTCCTGGCACGCACGTTCCGCCCTCATGGCCAACGCCGACAAGGTGCAGGAACTTGCAAGCAAGCTGCCGTACATGCAGTTCTTGAAGTAA
- the leuC gene encoding 3-isopropylmalate dehydratase large subunit: protein MGKSLYQKIFESHTVAKLPSGQCQLFIGLHLCHEVTSPQAFAQLREEGQKVLFPERTFATVDHIIPTTFPERNRPLKDGISEEMFSHIENNTKNNGIKFFGPATAEQGVIHIVGPEEGVTQPGMTVACGDSHTATHGAFGAIAFGIGTSQVADVLATQTLAMSPLKTRRIKFTGKLKPGVTAKDVALAYIAKLGVNGGVGYAYEFAGPVIEEMGMEGRMTVCNMAIEGGARVGYCNPDEKTFEYLKGRPYAPKADKWDEAVAYWKSVATDADAQFDDEVEINCDNLEPMVTWGITPAQAIPLNGNMPKISEFEGSEKKVISEAYEYMGWEEGSQMIGRPIDIAFVGSCTNGRLSDLQAAAEIIKGHKVAPTVKMWVVPGSMKIKVEAEALGLDKIFKEAGAEWREAGCSLCLAMNPDKLKDRQVSASSSNRNFKGRQGSPTGRTILMSPAMVAAAAIEGKVTDVRKYIK, encoded by the coding sequence ATGGGAAAATCACTCTATCAGAAGATTTTTGAAAGCCACACGGTAGCAAAGCTCCCGAGCGGCCAGTGCCAGCTCTTTATCGGGCTCCACCTCTGCCACGAAGTCACGAGCCCGCAGGCTTTTGCGCAGCTCCGCGAAGAAGGCCAGAAGGTTCTGTTCCCGGAACGCACCTTCGCCACGGTCGACCACATTATCCCGACCACCTTCCCGGAACGCAACCGCCCGCTCAAGGACGGCATTTCCGAAGAGATGTTCTCCCACATTGAAAACAACACCAAGAACAACGGCATCAAGTTCTTTGGCCCCGCCACCGCCGAACAGGGCGTTATCCACATCGTGGGCCCCGAAGAAGGCGTGACCCAGCCGGGTATGACCGTTGCTTGCGGTGACTCTCACACGGCAACGCACGGTGCCTTCGGTGCTATCGCATTCGGTATCGGTACAAGCCAGGTGGCCGACGTTCTCGCTACCCAGACGCTCGCCATGAGCCCGCTCAAGACTCGCCGCATCAAGTTCACCGGCAAGCTCAAGCCGGGTGTGACCGCCAAGGACGTTGCCCTCGCCTACATCGCCAAGCTCGGCGTGAACGGTGGCGTTGGCTACGCTTACGAATTTGCCGGTCCGGTCATCGAAGAAATGGGCATGGAAGGCCGTATGACGGTCTGCAACATGGCTATCGAAGGTGGCGCCCGCGTCGGTTACTGCAACCCCGACGAAAAGACTTTTGAATACCTCAAGGGCCGTCCGTACGCCCCGAAGGCTGACAAGTGGGACGAAGCCGTTGCTTACTGGAAGTCCGTGGCTACCGACGCCGACGCCCAGTTTGACGACGAAGTCGAAATCAACTGCGACAACCTCGAACCGATGGTTACCTGGGGTATCACTCCGGCCCAGGCCATTCCGCTCAACGGCAACATGCCGAAGATCAGCGAATTCGAAGGCAGCGAAAAGAAGGTCATCTCCGAAGCTTATGAATACATGGGCTGGGAAGAAGGCAGCCAGATGATTGGCCGCCCGATTGACATCGCCTTCGTGGGTAGCTGCACCAACGGCCGCCTCAGCGACTTGCAGGCCGCCGCCGAAATCATCAAGGGCCACAAGGTCGCCCCGACCGTAAAGATGTGGGTCGTTCCGGGCTCCATGAAGATCAAGGTGGAAGCCGAAGCTCTCGGTCTCGACAAGATTTTCAAGGAAGCCGGTGCCGAATGGCGCGAAGCAGGCTGCTCGCTCTGCCTCGCCATGAACCCGGATAAGCTCAAGGACCGCCAGGTGAGCGCAAGCTCCAGCAACCGTAACTTCAAGGGCCGTCAGGGCAGCCCGACGGGCCGCACCATCCTCATGAGCCCCGCCATGGTGGCTGCCGCCGCCATCGAAGGCAAGGTCACCGACGTCCGCAAGTACATCAAGTAA